The following coding sequences lie in one Bacteroides helcogenes P 36-108 genomic window:
- a CDS encoding V-type ATP synthase subunit A produces MVTKGTVSGVIANMVTLVVDGPVAQNEICYISTGGDRLMAEVIKVVGAQVYVQVFESTRGLRVGAEAEFTGHMLEVTLGPGMLSKNYDGLQNDLDKMDGVFLKRGQYTYPLDKGSKWHFVPLAKVGDRVEAAAWLGQVDENFQPLKIMVPFEQKGMCTVKSIVEEGDYCIEDVVAVLTDGEGNDVRVNMIQKWPVKRAMTNYKEKPRPFKLLETGVRVIDTVNPIVEGGTGFIPGPFGTGKTVLQHAISKQAEADIVIIAACGERANEVVEIFTEFPELVDPHTGRKLMERTIIIANTSNMPVAAREASVYTAMTIAEYYRSMGLKVLLMADSTSRWAQALREMSNRLEELPGPDAFPMDLSSIISNFYGRAGYVKLNNGATGSITFIGTVSPAGGNLKEPVTENTKKVARCFYALEQDRADKKRYPAVNPIDSYSKYIEYPEFEEYITRHINGEWIGKVNEIKNRLQRGKEIAEQINILGDDGVPVEYHVTFWKSELIDFVILQQDAFDEIDAVTPMERQEAILNMVIGICHTEFEFDNFNEVMDYFKKMINVCKQMNYSKFKSEEYDKFCKQLQELIEERKA; encoded by the coding sequence ATGGTAACAAAAGGAACTGTTAGTGGCGTAATAGCCAATATGGTAACCCTCGTCGTTGATGGACCTGTGGCACAGAACGAGATTTGCTATATCTCGACCGGTGGAGACAGATTGATGGCAGAGGTGATTAAGGTGGTAGGCGCTCAGGTCTATGTGCAGGTGTTTGAAAGCACCCGTGGACTGAGGGTAGGGGCCGAAGCCGAGTTTACCGGGCACATGCTTGAAGTGACTCTGGGGCCCGGTATGCTTTCGAAGAATTATGATGGTTTGCAGAATGACCTTGATAAGATGGACGGGGTATTCCTGAAACGCGGGCAATATACTTATCCTTTGGATAAGGGAAGCAAGTGGCATTTTGTGCCTTTGGCCAAGGTGGGTGACCGGGTGGAAGCCGCAGCATGGCTGGGACAGGTGGATGAAAACTTTCAGCCGTTGAAAATCATGGTTCCTTTCGAGCAGAAGGGGATGTGTACCGTGAAATCCATAGTAGAAGAAGGCGACTATTGCATTGAGGATGTTGTAGCTGTGCTGACTGACGGGGAAGGTAACGATGTGCGTGTGAATATGATTCAGAAATGGCCGGTGAAACGCGCCATGACGAACTATAAGGAAAAACCGCGTCCGTTTAAATTGCTGGAAACAGGCGTACGTGTGATTGATACGGTGAATCCCATTGTGGAAGGTGGTACAGGTTTTATTCCGGGCCCGTTCGGTACGGGAAAGACTGTGCTTCAGCATGCCATTTCCAAGCAGGCGGAAGCTGACATCGTAATTATCGCCGCCTGTGGTGAACGCGCTAATGAGGTTGTGGAAATCTTTACGGAATTTCCTGAGCTGGTTGACCCTCATACGGGGCGTAAGTTGATGGAGCGTACCATTATCATTGCCAACACTTCGAACATGCCGGTTGCTGCTCGTGAAGCATCTGTTTACACAGCGATGACGATTGCGGAATATTACCGCAGCATGGGGCTGAAGGTGCTGCTGATGGCTGACTCCACTTCTCGTTGGGCACAAGCTTTGCGTGAGATGTCCAACCGTCTGGAAGAATTGCCTGGGCCTGATGCGTTTCCGATGGATTTGTCTTCCATTATTTCCAATTTCTATGGCCGTGCCGGATATGTGAAGCTGAATAATGGCGCAACCGGTTCCATAACCTTCATCGGTACGGTATCTCCTGCCGGCGGTAACCTGAAGGAACCGGTGACTGAAAACACAAAGAAGGTGGCCCGCTGCTTTTACGCCCTTGAACAAGACCGTGCGGATAAGAAACGTTATCCTGCTGTCAATCCGATCGACTCTTATTCCAAATATATCGAGTATCCCGAATTTGAGGAATACATCACCCGGCATATCAACGGTGAATGGATAGGCAAGGTAAATGAAATAAAAAACCGATTGCAACGGGGCAAGGAAATAGCCGAACAGATAAATATCCTGGGTGACGACGGTGTGCCTGTGGAGTATCACGTTACTTTCTGGAAATCCGAATTGATCGACTTCGTGATTCTGCAGCAGGATGCTTTCGACGAGATTGATGCAGTGACTCCGATGGAACGTCAGGAGGCGATTCTGAATATGGTGATCGGCATCTGTCATACAGAGTTTGAATTTGATAACTTCAATGAAGTGATGGATTATTTTAAGAAGATGATCAATGTCTGCAAACAGATGAACTATTCGAAGTTCAAATCCGAAGAATATGATAAGTTCTGCAAGCAGTTGCAGGAATTGATTGAAGAACGTAAAGCATAA
- a CDS encoding sialidase family protein, which yields MSTTIHVAKRCHSFFKVRRRSLTHLSICLMLLGSNCSIQAHKVDSLAPRVVGIPPSDAYIGLSILPNGEVRHYNYGEQAEAGSFYLSSKDGGHTWKKINISKDIPYADVQSPLSGEFVRMIGVGGMGTYVVRTNGGLNGGRTITKISDTLAIMCKPPVFLKKSGRVVVGAHYGLQAHLPKVCFTYVSTDDGKTWQRSSYVSTPDHTGGGIHQGKRWNHGAAEPSIIELNDGRLWMLIRTSQDCYYQSFSNDGGLTWQEATPSPFYGTITMPTLARLSDGCLLFVGSMSTPLPEVGNTNGVWEDVFTNRTVIHTAISDDDGKTWQGFRELYLDDRRNAADFASQAGMDKGLHQSQVVEVAPGKLLFSVGQHHLHRKLLLMDKQWLYAKDRKWTPSDSLDKWSTFSYLKGIKGHCGYNRLPGCTLTHEGIEIKRLTNDNVLSPQAGGVWNFPALRKGKLKISVRLKRGNDNGKLILNDRWFNPSDSTAALFAPYYVTLNRKTLKISDDAFHIIEIKWNIDCKDKKAKVFVDGKLRQRLHLNNDSAHGLFYLHLLSSTSPTDTGFVVGSVEANETE from the coding sequence ATGTCAACAACCATTCATGTCGCTAAGCGTTGCCATTCTTTTTTCAAAGTTCGCAGACGCTCTCTCACCCATCTAAGTATATGCTTAATGCTGTTAGGCAGCAATTGTTCCATTCAGGCTCACAAGGTCGATAGTCTGGCTCCGCGAGTGGTGGGGATTCCTCCAAGCGACGCTTATATCGGACTGTCGATTTTGCCTAATGGCGAGGTGCGTCATTACAATTATGGCGAACAGGCCGAGGCCGGTTCTTTCTACCTAAGCAGTAAAGATGGCGGGCATACTTGGAAAAAAATCAATATATCTAAAGACATCCCATATGCTGACGTTCAAAGTCCGCTAAGCGGCGAGTTTGTACGTATGATTGGCGTGGGAGGAATGGGCACATACGTTGTACGAACCAATGGCGGACTCAATGGCGGCAGAACCATAACAAAGATTTCAGATACTCTCGCTATCATGTGTAAGCCTCCTGTTTTCTTAAAGAAAAGCGGTCGTGTAGTGGTAGGTGCTCATTATGGCCTTCAGGCTCATCTGCCCAAAGTATGCTTCACCTACGTTTCGACAGACGACGGCAAAACGTGGCAACGTTCATCGTATGTGTCAACGCCCGACCACACGGGTGGAGGCATTCATCAAGGTAAGCGATGGAATCATGGTGCTGCCGAACCGTCAATTATAGAACTCAACGATGGACGTCTGTGGATGCTCATACGCACATCTCAAGACTGCTACTATCAATCGTTTTCTAATGATGGTGGTTTGACATGGCAAGAGGCCACACCTTCGCCTTTCTATGGCACTATCACTATGCCCACCCTTGCCCGACTGAGCGATGGCTGTTTACTCTTCGTAGGTTCTATGTCAACACCTTTGCCCGAAGTAGGCAATACCAATGGTGTGTGGGAAGATGTTTTTACTAACCGTACCGTTATTCACACGGCTATTTCCGATGACGATGGCAAAACGTGGCAGGGCTTTCGCGAACTTTATCTTGATGACAGAAGAAATGCTGCCGACTTTGCTTCGCAAGCCGGAATGGACAAGGGATTACACCAAAGTCAGGTGGTGGAAGTCGCGCCGGGCAAACTACTTTTCTCTGTTGGCCAGCATCACCTTCATCGCAAACTGCTCTTAATGGACAAGCAATGGCTCTATGCTAAAGACCGCAAGTGGACACCTTCGGACAGTCTGGATAAGTGGAGCACGTTCAGCTATCTTAAAGGCATTAAAGGGCACTGCGGATACAACCGTCTGCCCGGATGCACACTTACGCATGAGGGTATAGAAATTAAAAGACTGACAAATGATAATGTTCTCTCACCTCAAGCGGGTGGCGTATGGAACTTCCCTGCTCTTAGAAAGGGAAAACTGAAAATATCTGTTCGTCTTAAAAGGGGGAACGACAATGGTAAACTGATACTTAATGACAGATGGTTCAATCCTTCCGATTCAACAGCCGCACTTTTTGCTCCTTATTATGTAACTCTCAACCGCAAAACACTAAAAATTAGCGATGATGCTTTCCACATCATTGAAATAAAATGGAATATTGACTGCAAAGACAAAAAAGCAAAAGTTTTTGTCGATGGTAAGCTACGTCAGCGCCTCCATCTAAACAACGACTCTGCCCACGGCCTATTCTACCTCCACCTCCTTAGCTCCACATCACCAACTGACACCGGATTTGTGGTGGGAAGCGTTGAAGCTAATGAAACAGAATAG
- a CDS encoding DUF2764 family protein, producing MSKYYYLVAGLPELTLEDSKLSYTVADFRTDLYPTLSKEDQKLIDLFYLQFDNTNVLKLLKNKDAAINPRGIYSAEELEEYIIQLKDGGELPDSVLPSYLSAFISEYFSVPAEDDSSYEDRLAALYYAYAMKCKNKFVSAWFEFNLTVNNVLVALTARKFKMDVAPLIVGDTEVCEALRTSGSRDFGLTGEVEMLEQLVKISETGELVEREKKIDQLRWNWMEEATFFDYFTMERLFVFLLQLEMIERWISLDKEKGDQLFRSIIAALKDEVQIPAEFR from the coding sequence ATGAGTAAATACTATTACTTGGTAGCCGGTTTGCCGGAGCTCACTTTAGAGGATAGCAAATTGAGTTACACAGTAGCTGATTTCAGAACGGATTTATATCCCACTTTGTCAAAAGAGGATCAAAAGCTGATAGACTTGTTTTATCTTCAGTTTGACAATACAAATGTTCTGAAGCTGTTGAAGAATAAGGATGCAGCCATCAATCCACGTGGAATATATTCTGCGGAAGAATTGGAGGAATACATCATCCAACTGAAAGATGGCGGTGAGTTGCCCGACTCTGTGCTTCCGTCTTATCTATCTGCTTTTATTTCCGAATATTTCAGTGTGCCTGCCGAAGATGATTCCTCGTATGAGGATCGGTTGGCAGCACTTTACTATGCCTATGCCATGAAGTGCAAGAACAAGTTTGTGTCTGCATGGTTTGAGTTTAACCTTACTGTTAATAACGTATTGGTTGCATTGACTGCACGAAAATTCAAGATGGATGTGGCTCCGCTGATAGTGGGTGATACGGAAGTGTGTGAAGCCTTACGCACCTCCGGCTCACGTGACTTCGGTTTGACGGGAGAAGTGGAAATGCTTGAACAATTGGTGAAGATCAGCGAGACGGGAGAATTGGTGGAACGTGAGAAGAAGATAGACCAACTACGTTGGAACTGGATGGAAGAAGCTACTTTTTTTGATTATTTCACTATGGAACGTCTGTTTGTCTTCCTGTTGCAACTGGAAATGATAGAGCGCTGGATTTCATTGGATAAGGAGAAAGGGGATCAATTGTTCCGCAGTATTATCGCTGCATTGAAGGACGAAGTACAGATACCCGCAGAATTCAGATAA
- a CDS encoding zinc-dependent metalloproteinase lipoprotein, producing the protein MNLKILFLVVMTSIILHGCKDDNEIDYLELSQSSFSNVSNEGETLRINVTSDMEWQVSQNVHWCTVTPSTGSGNQTLVIQIGVNTDNKERNATITVTPTTSSGTSKKIEITQAAGNIAIEQYHYEVPVIFHVFYKDKSDPLQYVSQSRLTHILDVVNNLYQNSKMQSVDMNLTFTLATTDPNGKTMLQPGVEYISWPENYPIDCETFMNDETGKHVKYLWEPNSYINIMVYNFTEDPTSDITILGISYLPYTQKGGNSLAGLQEISQAYLELKNLKYPHCVSINSLFINEESTETTYSNADITTTLAHELGHYLGLYHAFSENEHSTYDGCIDSDYCEDTPTYNKVKYDADYMYIAMNEPENFTFSYLAMRTNCLTDETFVSHNIMDYAISWGDQFTPDQCKRIRHVLNYSPLIPGPKKETAATRTAPEGLVDLPIRTIK; encoded by the coding sequence ATGAACCTAAAAATCTTATTTTTGGTCGTCATGACAAGCATTATCTTACACGGCTGCAAAGATGACAATGAAATCGATTATCTGGAGTTGTCTCAATCTTCATTCAGCAATGTAAGCAATGAAGGAGAGACACTGAGAATCAATGTTACGAGCGACATGGAATGGCAAGTGTCCCAAAACGTCCACTGGTGCACCGTCACCCCAAGTACAGGCTCCGGCAATCAGACATTAGTCATACAAATAGGTGTCAATACAGACAACAAAGAAAGAAACGCCACGATAACGGTAACACCGACAACAAGTAGCGGAACAAGCAAGAAGATAGAAATTACCCAAGCTGCTGGAAATATTGCAATAGAGCAGTATCACTACGAAGTACCCGTAATCTTTCATGTGTTCTACAAAGACAAGTCCGATCCTCTCCAATATGTCAGCCAAAGTCGTCTGACACATATACTGGATGTAGTGAACAATCTTTACCAAAACAGCAAGATGCAGAGTGTAGATATGAACCTGACATTCACGCTTGCCACCACCGACCCGAACGGAAAGACAATGCTGCAGCCGGGAGTGGAATACATTTCATGGCCTGAAAACTATCCGATAGACTGCGAGACATTCATGAATGACGAGACAGGAAAACATGTGAAATATTTGTGGGAACCGAACTCCTACATCAATATTATGGTCTATAACTTTACGGAAGACCCCACCTCCGATATCACAATTTTAGGCATCTCCTATCTTCCTTATACACAAAAAGGGGGAAACAGTCTGGCAGGACTCCAAGAGATAAGCCAGGCATATCTGGAGCTAAAAAACCTGAAATATCCTCACTGCGTATCTATCAACAGCCTATTCATCAATGAAGAAAGTACGGAAACAACATATTCCAATGCCGATATCACCACTACATTGGCTCATGAATTAGGGCATTATCTCGGACTTTACCACGCATTCTCCGAAAATGAACACAGCACATACGACGGCTGCATCGATTCCGACTATTGCGAAGATACACCTACTTATAATAAAGTAAAATACGATGCAGATTACATGTATATCGCAATGAACGAACCGGAAAATTTCACATTCAGCTATCTGGCAATGCGTACCAACTGCCTGACCGACGAGACATTTGTATCGCACAATATCATGGACTACGCAATCTCTTGGGGCGATCAGTTCACTCCCGACCAATGCAAACGCATCCGCCACGTATTGAATTACAGCCCGCTGATACCGGGACCCAAGAAAGAGACGGCTGCCACACGTACAGCTCCCGAAGGGCTTGTGGACTTACCTATCCGTACAATCAAATAA
- a CDS encoding HU family DNA-binding protein produces MSAYYDLYETPSPDGKEDKKSLHARICPKRTYTRKEFVEHVAMFQHLPKNMIGAALDACIDDLCDLLADGNIVELGELGFFSTSLKCLRETDDEKKKIRSESVRFQNVHLRISSTFRRNIKSAMTLERTHSATKKPKNGKATTEEMRKEKLTLFLQQNVCINKNEYIRLSGLTRHAAIDELNKFIVQGFLRRRGMGKSTVYVRQEEMPAQENTIHS; encoded by the coding sequence ATGAGCGCCTATTACGACCTTTATGAAACGCCTTCGCCCGACGGAAAAGAAGACAAGAAATCACTTCATGCACGTATCTGCCCCAAGAGGACTTATACCCGGAAAGAATTTGTGGAGCATGTAGCCATGTTCCAACACCTGCCCAAGAACATGATAGGAGCCGCATTGGATGCCTGCATCGACGATCTGTGCGACTTGCTGGCCGACGGAAACATCGTGGAACTGGGAGAACTCGGATTCTTCAGCACTTCCCTGAAGTGTCTGCGGGAAACCGACGACGAGAAAAAGAAAATCCGTTCCGAATCCGTCCGGTTCCAAAACGTACACCTGCGCATCAGCAGCACCTTTCGCAGAAACATCAAAAGTGCCATGACGCTGGAACGCACACACTCCGCCACAAAGAAGCCGAAGAATGGGAAAGCCACCACGGAAGAGATGAGAAAGGAAAAGCTAACACTGTTCCTCCAACAGAACGTGTGCATCAACAAGAATGAGTACATCCGGCTGAGCGGGCTGACGAGACATGCCGCCATAGACGAGCTGAACAAATTCATCGTGCAAGGATTCTTGCGCCGACGCGGAATGGGAAAATCAACGGTCTATGTCCGGCAAGAGGAGATGCCCGCACAAGAGAACACGATTCATTCATAA
- a CDS encoding glucosaminidase domain-containing protein — protein sequence MKRILRLLVLIILFFFVSVAAMQAQRRNFRYNEYIKQYAPLAVAQMQRHKIPASITLSQGLLESGAGYSELARKSNNHFGIKCGGNWRGRTVRHDDDARNECFRAYRNPEDSYEDHSVFLRRGARYAFLFDLKITDYKGWARGLKKAGYATDPSYANRLITIIEDYELYKYDSRGMSNREVRNWEKELKKKPWLANPHQVYIANDIAYVIARDGDTFRLLGEEFDISWKKLVKYNDLQKDYTLEVGDIIYLKGKRKKAAEPYTVYIVKDGDSMHTISQKYGIRLKNLYKMNRKDAEYVPEIGDRLRLR from the coding sequence ATGAAACGTATTCTCAGACTACTGGTTCTTATTATATTATTCTTTTTTGTTTCCGTGGCCGCAATGCAGGCACAACGTAGAAATTTTCGTTATAATGAATATATCAAGCAGTATGCTCCACTTGCCGTGGCGCAGATGCAGCGACATAAAATACCGGCCAGCATCACTTTGTCTCAGGGACTTTTGGAGAGTGGGGCAGGGTATAGCGAATTGGCTCGTAAAAGTAATAATCATTTTGGTATTAAATGTGGCGGCAATTGGCGTGGACGTACTGTCAGGCATGATGATGATGCTCGTAACGAGTGCTTCCGTGCATATCGCAATCCTGAAGATTCGTATGAAGATCACTCTGTCTTCTTGAGGCGGGGAGCTCGCTATGCTTTTTTGTTTGATTTGAAAATCACTGATTATAAAGGTTGGGCGCGCGGCTTGAAGAAAGCCGGATATGCCACAGATCCTTCGTATGCCAATCGCCTGATCACGATTATAGAAGACTATGAACTTTATAAATATGATTCACGTGGTATGAGTAATCGTGAGGTTCGTAATTGGGAGAAGGAATTAAAGAAAAAACCGTGGCTTGCCAATCCGCATCAGGTATATATAGCTAATGATATAGCCTATGTGATAGCTCGCGATGGAGATACATTCAGACTTTTAGGTGAGGAATTTGATATAAGCTGGAAAAAACTTGTGAAATATAATGATCTCCAGAAAGATTATACTTTGGAAGTCGGTGATATTATTTATCTGAAAGGAAAACGTAAGAAAGCAGCCGAACCTTACACTGTATATATTGTAAAAGACGGTGATTCCATGCATACTATTTCACAGAAATACGGTATTCGTTTAAAGAATCTTTATAAGATGAACCGCAAAGATGCAGAATATGTTCCGGAAATAGGAGATAGATTAAGATTGAGATAG
- a CDS encoding cytidine deaminase: MKELNIQIALKIYEYEELSVSDRELVNAAREATGRSYAPYSHFSVGAAARLANGIIVTGTNQENAAYPSGLCAERTTLFYANSQYPEQAVEILAIAARNERGVFLDAPIPPCGACRQVMLETEKRFNHPMRILLYGTKGIYELKNVGGLLPLSFDASAME; the protein is encoded by the coding sequence ATGAAAGAACTGAATATCCAAATCGCATTGAAAATATACGAATACGAAGAATTGAGTGTCTCTGACCGCGAACTGGTAAATGCCGCACGTGAAGCGACCGGACGCAGTTACGCCCCGTATTCTCATTTCTCGGTAGGTGCTGCCGCACGATTGGCCAATGGTATTATCGTGACCGGAACAAATCAGGAAAATGCCGCTTATCCTTCCGGACTCTGCGCCGAACGCACTACGCTATTTTATGCCAATTCACAATATCCAGAACAAGCTGTGGAGATACTGGCCATTGCCGCACGCAATGAGCGAGGTGTTTTTCTGGACGCTCCCATCCCTCCTTGCGGCGCCTGCCGACAGGTGATGCTCGAAACGGAAAAACGCTTCAATCATCCCATGCGGATATTGCTGTACGGTACAAAAGGAATTTATGAGCTGAAAAATGTGGGAGGATTGCTGCCACTGTCATTCGATGCTTCGGCTATGGAATAG
- a CDS encoding BRO-N domain-containing protein, whose product MSNIKLFRDKKIRSAWDEKEQQWYFSVVDVVEALTDSADPKQYIKKMRSRDEALNLNWGTICTPVQMTAEDGKRRKIQAANIKGLFRIIQSVPSAKAEPFKLWLAQVGYERVQEIENPELAQERMKELYEQKGYPKDWIDKRLRGIAIRQNLTDEWKERGITEKSDYAILTAEISKATFGLAPSDYKI is encoded by the coding sequence ATGAGTAACATTAAATTGTTTCGAGATAAAAAAATCCGTTCTGCATGGGACGAAAAAGAGCAGCAATGGTACTTTTCCGTTGTAGATGTAGTGGAAGCACTAACTGATAGTGCTGATCCAAAGCAATATATAAAGAAGATGCGTTCAAGAGATGAAGCGTTAAATTTGAACTGGGGTACAATTTGTACCCCAGTTCAAATGACGGCAGAAGACGGTAAGAGAAGAAAGATTCAAGCAGCAAATATAAAAGGACTATTTCGTATCATTCAATCTGTCCCTTCTGCTAAGGCTGAGCCTTTCAAACTTTGGTTGGCGCAGGTGGGCTATGAGCGTGTGCAGGAAATTGAAAATCCGGAATTGGCCCAAGAGCGAATGAAAGAACTTTATGAGCAGAAAGGTTATCCGAAGGATTGGATTGACAAACGTTTGAGAGGAATTGCCATTCGTCAGAATTTGACGGATGAGTGGAAAGAAAGGGGAATTACGGAGAAGAGTGATTATGCCATTCTTACGGCTGAAATTTCTAAGGCAACGTTTGGACTGGCTCCTTCAGACTATAAGATATAA
- a CDS encoding vWA domain-containing protein, translating into MAMSEGRYDAAFYVQVLDRFVKTGECAAVDSEPLYAYLLSVMNDTAVRIQVLNDDICARVFYDTMIQFVQLNLEKEKYNLQKNQSEQNGMKLVLEWSMTKRKDGWQALVQYIADKYQDYGFDQRFYQGQFGNEGKYADNEIWEKMVDDWKGAFRLKMQDRKEREIEFRKDALERRLRSNLKEIPEYLRRNRIEKDEFFQTWGMMCGMWNSIDFERIRKIVHIQKAYPEIVKVTQCMGRIADDEGAEQMYVTEGNVYKLEHSSKCDILGITVGNNLNALLPIELVHCADDELTDLFVYKFLTRKLQTFRYKSEIMQPAQRLEAKPARQKGPMIVCLDTSGSMEGKPEKIAHSLLIKLLEIADRQQRDCFLIAFSVSIQPIDVRKERARLLEFFSKTACGDTDATKMLEATFRLLKSSRKYMNADVLWISDFKIPQSSSALMDKIQECREEGSRFYGLQIGIAENEWTPFFDRIYRIGYTPSRTL; encoded by the coding sequence ATGGCGATGAGTGAAGGCCGGTATGACGCTGCTTTCTACGTGCAGGTACTGGATAGGTTTGTCAAGACCGGAGAGTGTGCTGCGGTGGATTCTGAACCTTTGTATGCTTATCTGCTTTCTGTAATGAATGATACTGCGGTGAGAATACAAGTTTTGAACGATGACATCTGTGCCCGTGTCTTTTATGACACCATGATACAGTTTGTCCAATTGAATCTGGAAAAGGAAAAGTATAATTTGCAGAAGAATCAGTCGGAACAGAATGGGATGAAGCTTGTTCTCGAATGGTCGATGACGAAACGGAAAGACGGTTGGCAGGCATTGGTGCAGTATATTGCCGATAAATATCAAGACTATGGCTTCGATCAGCGTTTTTATCAGGGGCAGTTTGGCAATGAGGGGAAATATGCGGATAATGAAATCTGGGAGAAGATGGTGGATGATTGGAAAGGAGCTTTTCGATTGAAGATGCAGGATCGGAAAGAAAGAGAAATAGAATTCCGTAAAGATGCTCTTGAACGGAGGTTACGTTCTAATCTGAAAGAAATCCCGGAATATCTTCGCCGGAACCGGATAGAAAAGGATGAATTTTTTCAGACATGGGGAATGATGTGTGGGATGTGGAACTCCATAGACTTTGAACGAATACGGAAAATAGTCCATATTCAAAAGGCTTATCCGGAAATAGTGAAGGTGACCCAGTGTATGGGACGCATTGCCGACGATGAGGGCGCAGAGCAGATGTATGTGACGGAAGGGAATGTCTATAAACTGGAACACTCTTCCAAATGTGACATTCTGGGTATCACAGTGGGGAATAACTTGAATGCGTTGCTGCCCATTGAACTGGTTCACTGTGCCGATGACGAACTGACGGACTTGTTTGTTTATAAGTTCCTTACCCGCAAACTTCAGACATTCCGCTATAAGTCCGAAATCATGCAACCGGCCCAACGGCTTGAAGCCAAACCTGCCAGGCAGAAAGGACCGATGATTGTTTGTCTGGATACTTCGGGAAGCATGGAGGGGAAACCTGAAAAGATAGCCCATTCTCTGCTGATTAAATTATTGGAAATAGCGGACAGACAGCAACGGGACTGTTTTCTGATAGCATTTTCTGTATCTATCCAGCCGATTGATGTCCGTAAGGAACGGGCGAGGCTGCTTGAATTTTTCTCAAAAACCGCTTGTGGAGATACGGATGCCACGAAAATGCTGGAAGCTACATTCCGTTTGCTCAAATCGAGCAGGAAATATATGAATGCAGACGTTTTGTGGATCAGTGATTTTAAGATACCTCAGTCTTCATCTGCTCTTATGGATAAGATTCAGGAATGCCGGGAGGAAGGTTCCCGCTTCTATGGTTTGCAGATTGGGATAGCTGAAAATGAGTGGACTCCTTTCTTTGATCGTATTTATCGGATTGGCTATACTCCCTCCCGGACTTTGTAA
- the nudC gene encoding NAD(+) diphosphatase has product MEDSTEIKPATQWFVFFKDQLLLRKGYTEKGEIKYSVPVGTEPPLKPEAEREIHDVFPPGGKQVRAFAVKKPIMETDEWIMIGLRASYEYITTDEYRSAGKAFQILYWDEHSRFCPVCGTRMEQQTPIMKKCPECGNEMYPPVSTAIIVLIRKGKEILLVHARNFRGTFYGLVAGFLEAGETLEECVEREVMEETELKVKNITYFGNQPWPYPSGLMVGFIADYESGEIKLQDDELSAGAFYSKENLPEIPRKLSIARRLIDWWLENNN; this is encoded by the coding sequence ATGGAAGATTCTACAGAAATCAAGCCCGCCACGCAGTGGTTCGTCTTCTTCAAAGACCAATTGCTGCTAAGAAAGGGATATACAGAAAAAGGAGAGATAAAATACAGTGTGCCCGTCGGCACAGAGCCGCCGCTGAAACCGGAGGCAGAAAGAGAGATACACGACGTGTTCCCACCGGGCGGCAAGCAAGTACGCGCATTTGCCGTCAAAAAACCGATAATGGAAACGGACGAGTGGATAATGATAGGATTGCGGGCTTCGTATGAATATATCACTACGGACGAGTACCGTTCGGCAGGAAAAGCGTTCCAGATACTCTACTGGGACGAGCACAGCCGCTTTTGCCCCGTATGCGGCACACGCATGGAGCAGCAGACACCTATCATGAAGAAATGCCCGGAATGCGGAAACGAAATGTACCCGCCTGTCAGCACCGCCATCATTGTACTGATACGGAAAGGAAAGGAAATCTTACTGGTGCATGCCCGCAACTTCCGGGGAACCTTCTATGGACTGGTGGCGGGATTCCTCGAAGCGGGCGAAACGCTGGAAGAATGCGTGGAACGGGAAGTCATGGAAGAGACGGAACTGAAGGTGAAGAACATCACTTATTTCGGCAACCAGCCCTGGCCCTATCCCAGCGGGCTGATGGTGGGTTTTATAGCCGATTACGAAAGCGGGGAAATCAAGTTGCAGGACGACGAACTAAGTGCGGGTGCATTCTATTCCAAAGAAAACCTGCCTGAAATTCCACGCAAGCTGAGCATTGCCCGGAGACTGATTGACTGGTGGCTGGAGAACAACAATTAA